A stretch of the Nakaseomyces glabratus chromosome L, complete sequence genome encodes the following:
- the RGR1 gene encoding Rgr1p (CAGL0L13112g~Ortholog(s) have RNA polymerase II repressing transcription factor binding, TFIIB-class transcription factor binding activity): MNGTRAAPGVTPSEVAMNGKNEMEVVEQAPIPKTNANIGLKSPVNTVEDVNQEDSTNSPPPIPHVEINQMPLSMIIRNLTVYTVKEISQYMKTTVHMNTADTSTARKMRFLNLLIFIRNQFLKLYVLIKWCRTIKENNFNIMIDLLNWFRGTNMTVNNCIWALKSTLESTTNAKLPNVDLVTALEVLTLGRPNLPTHDFKLSGENNEYETVNGQLRIPTKLIMQRLKDLNIIVMIKISSIDIPKQFNNYEIRDGRVYITVPGEFEIQLSTIDRHSPFFFVDFKLLFAGTDSLFNKPRLEKIINDVLLRNKKPLYSLYSLLHRYVLTLQLYMIHLELLNLENDGKFSGGNLVHSYNAKKSLIVMKYWRNGKLGNKTKIIIGVDRKSEDLVLKWDNENAKQSMHMPLVYTHVVGNVEAILDEIMFNHSRLIRADLLSRGVFQEDEEDPSVLLFQLPTTCLSTAPIQLKIDLVSGVFYFKNPSPLLLEYVSQINRAETPEDLTSVLQRLKLDKIVHIIRNMFDKTGWVCSKVIKLDNPIATSVNSEEIKTNLLQNDMFIRLASWPVNWYLILTIVSSNSSCIIEKRIGKIISTSGKWKVQYLDTTNVLSLKLESITYKKIISLQKSTLNRIINHTLIDSLNHLKTRNKVCSPDLIVNSLPKHLLEDEVDDKVPHSIENYHHISLITIELESFLEGSKALSGILESTMFLRMDYKKFEIRLYGKFKRSTMAFHCQCDDLLINFVEREPLAFYLAETFTNLNEIVQYLTLFRQKLMQLVVLTDVVERLHKNFASDHFKIISLKPNEVTFKYLKSSTDDKDCTINIITNEQTIKNLTVKLSDKNPQHIIQPFIDNQQFEYQFIFSYLQFTSPLFCCLKEILDESNKEERLENAKEESDSTRTSTSITLGLHNLSEYQLVYFNPELGYKITLILELKEVSINGKKKIQFYVHFSQDEHITTKSSAYPLIHQVRNEIFMLEMKKRDGTPSLIKLDNTRNVIRLGNGISCDSDSIVEVLMSINKILLGDSKSAPQITTVPPTNKTI, translated from the coding sequence ATGAATGGGACGAGAGCTGCACCAGGAGTAACACCGAGCGAAGTAGCTATGAATGGCAAGAATGAAATGGAGGTAGTTGAACAAGCACCTATTCCAAAGACAAATGCCAATATAGGGCTTAAAAGCCCTGTCAATACGGTGGAAGATGTTAACCAGGAGGACTCAACAAACTCACCTCCACCCATTCCTCATGTAGAGATTAATCAAATGCCTTTGTCTATGATAATAAGGAATCTAACCGTATATACAGTAAAGGAGATTTCTCAATATATGAAAACAACAGTTCACATGAATACAGCAGATACTTCAACTGCTAGAAAGATGAGATTTTTGAATCTGCTGATATTTATTAGGAACCAATTTCTGAAGTTGTACGTGCTGATAAAATGGTGCCGGACTATAAAGGAAAACAACTTCAATATAATGATTGATTTACTAAACTGGTTTAGAGGTACAAATATGACAGTCAATAATTGCATCTGGGCACTGAAATCCACTCTGGAGTCTACAACAAATGCAAAATTGCCCAATGTCGATCTTGTAACGGCACTTGAAGTTCTTACATTGGGAAGACCAAATTTACCTACCCACGATTTTAAGCTGAGTGGAGAAAACAATGAATATGAGACCGTGAATGGTCAATTAAGAATACCCACAAAACTTATTATGCAAAGATTAAAGGATCTCAACATAATTGTGATGATAAAAATTTCATCGATCGACATTCCAAAACAATTCAACAACTATGAAATTAGAGATGGAAGAGTATATATCACTGTTCCAGGcgaatttgaaattcaacTCTCCACTATTGATAGACACTCaccttttttctttgttgatTTCAAGTTATTATTTGCTGGTACAGATAGTTTATTCAATAAACCAAGGCTTGAAAAGATTATCAATGATGTCTTACTAAGAAATAAGAAACCATTATACTCCTTGTACAGCTTACTACATCGTTACGTTCTTACTTTACAGCTTTACATGATTCATCTAGAGCTGTTAAATTTGGAAAATGATGGTAAATTTTCTGGCGGGAACCTGGTGCATAGTTACAATGCCAAGAAGAGTTTAATAGTAATGAAATACTGGAGAAACGGGAAGCTAGGAAATAAGACAAAGATAATTATTGGTGTTGACAGGAAGTCCGAGGATTTAGTTCTCAAATGGGATAACGAAAATGCCAAGCAATCGATGCATATGCCACTAGTTTATACACACGTTGTCGGAAATGTTGAGGCAATATTAGATGAGATTATGTTCAACCATTCTAGGCTAATTAGAGCAGATTTACTATCTAGAGGTGTATTTCaggaagatgaagaggatCCAAgtgtattattatttcaattaCCCACTACTTGCTTATCAACTGCTCCAATACAGCTTAAAATCGATCTTGTTAGCGGcgtattttatttcaagaATCCTTCCCCACTTTTGCTTGAGTATGTTTCTCAAATAAACAGAGCGGAAACACCCGAAGACCTAACTTCTGTATTACAAAGACTCAAATTAGATAAGATTGTCCACATTATACGAAACATGTTTGATAAAACAGGTTGGGTATGTAGTAAGGTAATCAAATTGGATAATCCAATAGCAACCTCTGTCAACTCAGAAGAGATTAAAACCAATTTACTACAAAACGATATGTTCATTAGATTGGCGTCTTGGCCTGTAAACTGGTACTTAATTTTGACAATTGTGTCATCTAATTCATCGTGTATTATAGAAAAGCGCATTGGTAAAATAATATCTACAAGTGGCAAATGGAAAGTACAATATTTAGATACAACCAATGTCCTCTCATTGAAATTAGAAAGTATAACCTATAAGAAAATCATCTCACTACAGAAGAGTACTTTGAACAGGATTATTAACCATACTTTGATTGACTCATTAAATCATTTGAAGACACGTAATAAAGTTTGTTCTCCTGATTTGATTGTGAACTCACTACCAAAACATCTATTAGAGGATGAGGTGGATGACAAGGTACCTCATAGCATTGAAAATTATCATCACATATCATTAATTACCATAGAGTTGGAATCCTTCTTAGAGGGATCTAAAGCCCTTAGTGGCATTCTTGAAAGCACTATGTTTTTGAGAATGGATTACAAAAAGTTTGAGATAAGACTGTATGgaaaattcaaaagaagtACAATGGCATTCCATTGCCAGTGTGATGATCTATTGATTAATTTTGTGGAACGAGAACCATTAGCTTTTTACTTGGCTGAAACCTTTACAAATCTAAATGAAATTGTTCAGTATTTGACACTTTTCAGACAAAAACTAATGCAATTAGTTGTTTTAACTGATGTTGTGGAACGTCTACACAAGAACTTTGCATCTGACCACTTCAAGattatttcattaaaaCCCAACGAAGTTACATTCAAGTACCTAAAGTCCTCGACTGACGATAAAGACTGTACTATAAACATCATCACAAATGaacaaacaataaaaaaccTGACAGTGAAATTATCAGATAAAAATCCGCAGCATATCATCCAACCCTTTATCGATAACCAGCAATTCGAATatcaatttatttttagcTATTTGCAGTTTACTTCACCACTTTTCTGTTGCCTGAAAGAAATTCTTGATGAATCAAATAAAGAGGAAAGATTAGAAAATGCAAAAGAAGAATCAGATTCAACCAGAACTTCTACATCTATCACGTTAGGTCTTCATAATTTGAGTGAATATCAATTAGTATATTTCAACCCTGAGTTAGGCTACAAAATTACCCTGATATTGGAATTGAAGGAGGTTTCAATTAAtgggaagaagaagattcaATTTTATGTCCATTTCTCTCAAGATGAACACATTACAACAAAATCATCAGCTTATCCACTAATCCATCAAGttagaaatgaaatttttatgctagaaatgaaaaaaaggGATGGAACTCCTAGTCTCATTAAACTAGATAACACAAGGAATGTGATTAGACTAGGAAATGGTATTTCATGCGATTCTGATTCGATAGTTGAAGTACTAATGAGTATTAATAAGATACTTCTTGGTGATTCAAAGTCCGCTCCTCAGATTACTACAGTGCCACCAACTAATAAAACCATATAA
- the NDT80 gene encoding transcription factor NDT80 (CAGL0L13090g~Ortholog(s) have DNA binding transcription factor activity, sequence-specific DNA binding activity) — protein sequence MAKKYCNVELGRRRAASKLNGTDDENFDDSGDLEPEYVIKTRINEDGTISNYFDKRKLRIAPRSTLQFKVGPPFYSGGRFRNLRCVETGELMNLKLLQRIDRGFDNIGDDWVGYKRNYFTLVAAFTIDGWDYKKFLSHSFTIDALPANDETVEGSDICFNVRKYSDLHSDRTLPVEYFAVKIRATDDHDNDIPLVQHTAKRDKGPQFSPDICPIIPSPLPNHQVIREASNVRNIVKKQKFDPTFHFYRNKELNNYPIDTILGLYPDNCIKKVARFERVQFSASNNVDKHFDQNRFFKLHVMFGVAVTESSLINSEFLQSEESKEIFENTSEPFELPNGRKYIFLHIEEMETPALIIRGRSPSNYTPANYSPPKKIIFDEVSSPTNGSSPSPVKNVGIISIKNRSRQKEQNKRKRGNASLNNNYNNCQRPAKRKACVRNANESGFNFTDDNSYVKVDRYSNEVDLTSQNIDSSVLIDKSALEAIIEYNALHYNLAENPQKNNKKPVFTINSKPVKSAIKIDATQVAMEVCLEENKLENTAQFDPSLSEMHSLSTRYCTGLSKSGRKRSKNSVKPTSTNLSINMRDLEVRPTMKSFTDPGMKIGSLLMTSNRVDHLSQPDLPQSVETGLEHCLYKETDDNFSREGSILTSEENNLPFLENNTSFVQNSLCFTEHPFVFDRGAERSSTSHSNAPRTFSRLIEGTMITNSYQAMEGKLVDLLMNSDSPIEPTMEPFPYDQAAPPLYDTDDAI from the coding sequence AGAGCTTGGAAGGAGACGTGCAGCAAGCAAGCTAAATGGTACCgatgatgaaaattttgatgaCTCCGGAGACCTGGAGCCGGAGTATGTCATAAAGACTAGAATAAACGAAGATGGTACTATCAGtaattattttgataaaagGAAGTTGAGAATTGCGCCTAGGTCCACTCTTCAATTTAAAGTAGGACCGCCATTTTATAGTGGGGGAAGATTTCGAAACCTAAGATGTGTTGAGACTGGTGAGCTTATGAATTTGAAACTACTACAAAGAATTGATAGAGGATTTGATAACATTGGTGACGACTGGGTAGGATATAAAAGGAACTACTTTACTTTAGTTGCTGCTTTTACAATTGACGGTTGGGActataaaaaatttctaAGCCACTCATTTACAATAGATGCACTCCCGGCAAATGATGAAACTGTTGAAGGTAGTGATATATGTTTCAATGTGAGGAAATATAGTGATCTACATTCTGATAGAACATTGCCTGTAGAGTATTTTGCAGTTAAGATAAGAGCAACTGATGACCATGATAATGATATCCCGCTAGTGCAACATACGGCGAAGAGAGATAAAGGGCCTCAATTTTCACCAGATATATGCCCTATTATTCCATCCCCACTACCAAATCATCAAGTAATTAGAGAAGCATCAAACGTGAGGAATATTGTTAAAAAGCAAAAATTCGATCCaacttttcatttttatcgCAATAAAGAGCTGAACAATTATCCGATAGATACAATATTGGGCCTGTATCCTGATAATTGCATAAAGAAAGTTGCCCGTTTTGAAAGAGTTCAATTTTCTGCATCTAACAATGTTGATAAGCATTTTGATCAAAATAGATTTTTCAAGTTACATGTCATGTTTGGAGTTGCAGTTACCGAATCATCACTAATAAATTCAGAATTTTTACAATCGGAAGAATccaaagaaatatttgaaaatacaTCTGAACCGTTTGAATTGCCAAATGGCAGAAAATACatatttcttcatattGAGGAGATGGAAACACCGGCCCTAATTATTAGAGGTAGGTCACCATCTAATTATACACCGGCTAATTACTCTcccccaaaaaaaataatatttgatgaAGTCTCATCTCCGACAAATGGTAGTAGCCCGTCTCCAGTTAAAAATGTTGGTATCATTAGCATAAAAAATAGGTCGAGACAGAAGGAGCAAAATAAGAGGAAGAGGGGAAATGCATCACTAAATAACAACTACAATAATTGCCAGAGACCTGCCAAAAGAAAGGCTTGTGTAAGAAATGCAAATGAGTCTGGGTTCAATTTCACTGATGACAATAGCTATGTGAAAGTAGATAGATACTCAAATGAGGTAGATTTAACTTCCCAGAACATTGATTCATCAGTTTTAATAGATAAAAGTGCATTGGAAGCTATCATTGAGTACAATGCGCTGCATTATAACCTGGCTGAGAACCcacaaaagaataataagaAACCTGTGTTTACTATCAATAGTAAGCCTGTCAAGAGTGCTATAAAAATCGATGCAACACAAGTCGCTATGGAGGTGTGTttagaagaaaataaattagAAAATACCGCTCAGTTTGATCCGTCGCTGTCTGAAATGCATTCATTGTCAACCAGATATTGTACAGGACTTAGTAAAAGTGGTAGGAAGAGGTCGAAAAATTCAGTAAAGCCAACATCAACCAATCTGTCAATAAATATGAGAGACTTGGAAGTACGTCCTACAATGAAATCCTTCACAGATCCAGGAATGAAAATCGGTTCACTATTAATGACATCCAACAGAGTTGACCATCTCTCTCAGCCAGACTTGCCACAGTCTGTTGAGACAGGTCTTGAGCATTGCCTATATAAAGAAACGGACGATAATTTCAGCAGAGAAGGAAGTATATTGACatctgaagaaaataatctTCCATTTTTGGAAAACAATACATCGTTTGTTCAAAATTCGTTGTGTTTCACGGAGCATCcttttgtatttgataGAGGTGCGGAACGAAGCTCGACATCACATTCCAATGCACCAAGAACATTCTCGAGATTAATTGAGGGTACTATGATAACAAACAGCTATCAAGCTATGGAAGGAAAATTAGTGGATCTCTTAATGAATTCCGATTCACCTATTGAACCCACGATGGAACCTTTTCCTTATGATCAGGCAGCACCACCCTTATATGACACTGATGATGCcatataa